One part of the Solirubrobacterales bacterium genome encodes these proteins:
- a CDS encoding MurT ligase domain-containing protein — protein sequence MIRLKAALARMVGRLSRALGRGGGTTLPGRLLIRMDRNAIDKLGAGLCRGSTLISATNGKTTTSSMLRTILAAEGRHPVSNTAGSNMTWGVATALLEQRGEEGVFEVDEAWLPETAERLDPKVILLCNLFRDQLDRHGETETLADSWRELAAARAERTRFVLNADDPLIADIGQAPAGSAVSWFGIEDPGVALPDAEHAHDARLCRNCGEALTYEWTYLGHLGRYHCGNCGLLRPEPAITAREIRLRGMDGVSARIDTPDGSYGLDLPLPGVYNLYNALAAIATARELGVPPSVAVDALAGMKAVFGRVERIQVESTDLSILLIKNPAGANEVLRTLALEPDPIHLWIALNDRVADGRDVSWVWDANFEDLSDRVERVWCTGTRAPEMAVRLKYASWPEDRIELSTDPVASFDRALEATPNRLFALPTYTALLSLRRLLTERGEAPNYWE from the coding sequence GTGATCAGGCTCAAGGCGGCGCTCGCCCGGATGGTCGGTCGGCTCAGCCGTGCTCTCGGTCGAGGCGGAGGAACCACCCTGCCCGGCCGACTGCTGATCCGCATGGACCGGAACGCCATCGACAAGCTCGGGGCCGGCCTGTGCCGGGGATCCACCCTGATCAGTGCGACCAACGGAAAGACGACCACCAGCTCGATGCTGAGGACGATTCTGGCCGCAGAAGGCCGCCATCCGGTCAGCAATACGGCCGGCTCCAACATGACCTGGGGAGTTGCCACCGCGCTGCTCGAACAGCGTGGTGAGGAGGGCGTCTTCGAGGTCGACGAGGCGTGGCTGCCCGAAACCGCCGAGCGACTCGATCCGAAGGTGATCCTGCTCTGCAACCTGTTCCGCGACCAGCTCGACCGCCACGGCGAAACCGAAACCCTGGCCGACTCCTGGCGGGAGCTTGCGGCCGCCCGGGCCGAGCGCACCCGGTTCGTTCTCAACGCCGACGATCCCCTGATTGCGGACATCGGTCAGGCTCCGGCGGGGAGCGCCGTCAGCTGGTTTGGCATCGAGGATCCCGGGGTCGCCCTGCCGGACGCCGAACACGCGCACGACGCCCGCCTCTGCCGAAACTGCGGCGAGGCCCTCACTTACGAGTGGACCTACCTCGGCCATCTCGGCCGGTACCACTGCGGGAACTGCGGACTCCTGCGCCCGGAACCGGCGATCACGGCCCGGGAGATCCGGCTCCGTGGAATGGACGGGGTTTCCGCCCGAATCGATACCCCCGACGGATCGTACGGCCTGGATCTCCCCCTTCCGGGCGTCTACAACCTGTACAACGCTCTCGCCGCAATCGCCACGGCCCGGGAGCTCGGGGTCCCGCCCTCGGTCGCGGTCGATGCCCTTGCCGGGATGAAGGCTGTCTTCGGCCGGGTGGAGCGGATCCAGGTTGAATCAACCGATCTGTCCATCCTGCTGATCAAGAATCCCGCCGGCGCAAACGAGGTACTGCGCACCCTGGCGCTGGAGCCGGATCCGATCCATCTCTGGATCGCGCTAAACGACCGGGTTGCGGACGGACGTGACGTCTCCTGGGTCTGGGACGCCAACTTCGAGGACCTGTCGGACCGGGTCGAGCGGGTCTGGTGCACCGGCACCCGCGCACCCGAGATGGCGGTGCGGCTCAAGTACGCCAGCTGGCCGGAGGACCGGATCGAGCTTTCAACGGATCCAGTGGCTTCCTTCGACCGGGCACTCGAAGCAACCCCGAACCGCCTGTTTGCCCTTCCGACCTACACCGCCCTGCTCTCGCTCCGACGCCTGTTGACGGAACGGGGCGAGGCGCCCAACTACTGGGAGTGA
- a CDS encoding diacylglycerol kinase family lipid kinase — translation MKADGERDARVAGSPFRLIVNPTAGGGRSRQVLPRLERALDARRCVFQVTPSRSLEHGIELALGASDVGEVPVVVSGDGLIGAVGGALAGSGTAMGILPAGRGNDLARGLGIPTDPEAAVECLVNGKVRDIDVGEANGERFLGIASVGFDSDANRIANEARLVKGTLVYTWAALRALAGWKPARFTLREGDAETRTDGYTVAVANNRFYGGGMKIAPDAELDDGLLDVITIGGVGKLGFLLNLPRVFRGTHVRRPEVVSVRRVRSIEISASRPFTMYADGDPLTDLPARVRVLPGRLSLIVPADSP, via the coding sequence ATGAAAGCCGACGGGGAGAGAGACGCCCGGGTGGCCGGGAGCCCGTTCCGGTTGATCGTCAATCCGACTGCGGGCGGAGGCCGCTCCCGCCAGGTTCTGCCCCGGCTCGAGCGAGCCCTGGATGCGAGACGCTGCGTGTTCCAGGTCACTCCCTCCCGCTCGCTTGAACACGGGATCGAGCTTGCCCTCGGGGCGAGCGATGTCGGCGAAGTCCCCGTAGTGGTGAGCGGTGACGGCCTGATCGGCGCCGTGGGCGGCGCCCTGGCCGGGTCCGGTACCGCGATGGGGATTCTTCCCGCCGGGCGCGGCAACGACCTCGCCCGGGGCCTGGGAATCCCCACCGACCCGGAAGCGGCCGTGGAGTGCCTCGTGAACGGGAAGGTGCGCGATATTGACGTGGGCGAGGCCAACGGGGAACGGTTCCTCGGGATCGCCTCGGTCGGATTTGATTCCGACGCCAACCGGATCGCGAACGAGGCCCGCCTGGTCAAGGGAACCCTGGTCTACACCTGGGCGGCACTTCGTGCCCTGGCCGGCTGGAAGCCGGCCAGGTTCACGCTGCGGGAGGGCGACGCCGAGACCCGGACCGACGGCTACACCGTTGCCGTCGCCAACAACCGGTTCTACGGCGGCGGCATGAAGATCGCCCCGGACGCCGAACTCGACGACGGTCTCCTGGACGTGATCACCATCGGCGGGGTCGGCAAACTCGGCTTCCTGCTGAATCTGCCGCGGGTCTTCCGCGGCACCCACGTGCGTCGTCCTGAAGTGGTTTCGGTCCGGCGGGTCCGCTCGATCGAGATCAGTGCCAGCCGACCCTTCACCATGTACGCGGACGGTGACCCGCTGACCGACCTCCCGGCAAGAGTCCGCGTGCTGCCCGGCCGGCTGAGCCTGATCGTTCCGGCGGACAGCCCGTGA
- a CDS encoding class I SAM-dependent methyltransferase yields the protein MARQSGTPDRGTVLAGKAICAIAAHLPAAWPLVSRSVGRFFDRASGSWDERTGAGSPEHLAALAAAVLEVKSRPERILDLGCGTGAGALFLAREFPLASIRGLDLSPGMIEAARSRIGLDPDGRVAFREGDASRLPYGDGSFDLVTQVNMPVFFREITRVLRPGGSVVIAHSLGSDTPFSTPERTLRRQFSRRGLPLINSGRTEPGTWLIARKPEPFV from the coding sequence GTGGCTCGACAGTCCGGAACCCCCGATCGCGGCACGGTACTTGCCGGCAAGGCGATCTGCGCGATCGCGGCACACCTCCCTGCCGCCTGGCCACTGGTGAGCAGATCGGTGGGGCGGTTCTTCGACCGGGCCTCCGGCTCCTGGGACGAGCGAACCGGGGCCGGATCGCCGGAACACCTCGCCGCACTCGCCGCCGCCGTGCTCGAAGTGAAATCCCGACCTGAACGGATCCTTGACCTGGGGTGTGGCACCGGGGCGGGAGCCCTCTTTCTGGCTCGGGAGTTTCCGCTTGCGTCGATCCGCGGCCTCGATCTCAGCCCCGGAATGATCGAGGCGGCCCGGAGCCGCATCGGGCTGGATCCCGACGGCCGGGTCGCCTTCCGCGAAGGAGACGCCTCGAGACTGCCCTACGGAGATGGCAGCTTCGACCTGGTCACCCAGGTCAACATGCCGGTCTTCTTCCGGGAGATCACTCGCGTTCTCCGGCCAGGTGGTTCGGTGGTGATCGCACACAGCCTCGGATCCGACACCCCGTTCAGCACTCCGGAAAGGACGCTCCGCAGGCAGTTCTCCCGAAGGGGCCTGCCCCTGATCAACTCGGGCAGGACCGAACCCGGAACCTGGCTGATCGCGAGAAAACCGGAGCCCTTCGTATGA